TGCCCGGGGCGCGACTTACTACACTCTGGTGAGACACGCATTCCCCGGCCTGTGCAAGGAGTGTCGCCGGGGAACACCGTCCGGTACCGAGCGTCTAGCGCCGCCGCCGGCTCCCGAAGGCGACATGGGCCAGCCAGAGCAACACCACCGCCCCCAGCACGGACCCCAGGAAGCCCGCGGGCTCGGGGTCCCGCCAGTTGTCTCCGTGCCACACCGAGCCGAGGAAGCCCCCCACGAACGCGCCCGCCACCCCCAGCGCCGTGGTCCCCAGACACCCCAGGCTCTGGTCTCCCGGCGTGAGCGCTCGGGCGACGAGCCCCGCGAAGAACCCAAAGACGAGCCAGCCGCACAGTCCCATGACGCGCCTCCGCGAAAGCGCGGAGTCTGGCGGAAAGTCCCCCGCGCCCGGAAGCACCGTCCGGCCTGAAGTGTCAGCGTGTCGGAATCAGACCTACCGCCCGGCCACGGTGGGGCCGGCCAGCTCAACCTGGAGTCCCCCGGGACCGGCGCGCGCCATCTCCATGCGCCAGCCATGGGCGCGAGCGACCTCGGAGGCGATGTGGAGGCCGATTCCCCTTCCGCCCGGTGCGCGGGTGCGGGCCTCGTTGCCTCGGAAGTAGCGCTCGGACAGGCGCGGCAGCTCCTCGTCGGGGATGCCGGGCCCGTCGTCCAGCACCCGCAGCAGGAAGCCCCCCTCGGTGGTGTCGAGCACGACGGCGGCGTGGCCCCCGGGGCGGTTGTGCCGCAGGGAGTTGGAGACGAGGTTGCTCACGGCCTGCTCCACCAGCGTGACGTCCGCGTCCACCCACGTGGCGGCCTCGGGGGTAGCGCCCTCCAGGGACAGCCCGCCCTGCGCGGCCACGGGGCGGTGGCGGGCCACGCAGCGGCGGACCACCTCGTTGAGGTCCACCGGAGCGCGGTGCAGCGAGGGCTCTCCGGCCTCCAGTCGCGCGGCGGTCGCGAGGTTCTGCACCAGCGAGCCCAGGTAGTGCACCTCGTCCACCGCCGAGGCCACGCGCTCGCGGTCCACCGGAGCCCCGCGCGCCGCGTCCTCGCGCAGCGCCGCGAGGTGCCCCTGCAGCACCGTCAGCGGGATGTTCACGTCGTGCGTGGTGTTCTCCAAGAAACCACGCAGCGCGCGCTCGCGGCGGTCCCGCTGGGCCAGGTGCGAGCGAATCTCCCGCGCGGCTTCGTCAAAGGCACGCGCCAGCTCGCTCACCTCGTCGCCGCCGCGCACGTCTACTTCGCCTTCGTAGCCGGAGGATGAGAGCGCACGGGCGCTGGCGGTCAGTCGCCGGAGCCGACGCACCACGGGGCCCAGGGACACGAGCAGCGCGAGCACGGTCACCAGCACGGTCAGGAGCGCGGGCCCCGTGGGCGGCAGGAAGTCTCGCCCCTGCGGAGGGGGGACGCGCTGCGCCAGCACCACCGCGCACGGGCCCGTGCTCCAAGGCATCCGTACCGCCACGCGCTGCACGGTGTCCGTGCCCCATGGAACCGGTCGGTTCGCCGTGCTGCCCGTGGCGGACAGCTCCGCGCCCGTGAGCGCAGGCGCGTCTGGGTTTCGTGAATGGAGCGAGGAATCGTAGGCGTAGAGCTGAGTGCCAGGAGGCAGTCCCTCCACGAAGACGCCGGGAGCGAAACCTGGGCCGTGCGAAGGCCGAGGCCCCTGCGGCTCTCGTGGCCCGGGCTTGGAGGGAGGTGAGATCGACTCTGCTGCCCCGGCAGGCTCGCGCGGTCCTCGGGGCTCGGACGTGTTGTCGCGTGGACCTCGTGACTCGGGCGCGTCGCCGGGTGACTCCCACGGCATGCCGTGCGGAGGCGGGCCCTGTCGCTCGGGCGGGGGCGCTCCATTCTCGCGACGGGGAGGGAAACGGGTGGGCGGGGCCATCCGCCCCAGAGTCCACGTGGAGGGATTCTCCTCGCAGCTCGCGCGCCCCCCCTCTTGCATCCGCGCGAGCACGCTGTCTGAAAGGGATTGCGCGCGCGCGTACTCGGCGGTGAGCCAGTGCCCCCAGGAGATGGCGGCGAGCAGCGGAACCGTCAGCGCCAGCGCCGTGACGACGAGCCTCGGCCGCAGCTTCACGTGTCGCTCCCGGGCACCGCGAAGCGATAGCCAATGCCCCACACCGTCTCGATGAGCCCCTCGTGACCCAGCTTCTTGCGCAGGCGCGAGACATGGACATCCAAGGTGCGCTCCGTGCCCTCACGCTCCGGGTCCAATGCATGCTCAACCAACCAACGTCGGCTCACCGCCGAACCCGCGCGCCGGGCGAGTGCCGCCAGCAGCTCGAACTCGACGCGCGTCAGCTCCACCGGCACATCGTCCACTTCCACGGTGCGCGATACCGGATCCAAGCGCACCGGCCCCACGCGCACGTGCTCGCCCTCGCGCTGGAGCATGGGCCGCCGCAGCCGAGCACGCACGCGCTCGATGAGTTCGTCGGGCCAGAAGGGCTTGGTGAGGTAGTCATCCGCGCCCAGCCGCAGCGCGCGCACCCGGTCTCCCGCATCCGCGCGAGCGCTGAGGATGAGCACGGGCACATCCGAGCCGGCCCGCAAATCCTTCAGCAGATCCAACCCGTAGGTGCCCGGCAGCATGAGGTCCAGGATGACCAGCTCCCAGGGCGCGGACTCGCCCATGGGCCAGCGGCGTCCCTCGCGCCACCACTCGGTCTGGAAGCCAGCGCGGTGCAGGTGGTCCACCACCTGCGCACCGAGCTGGGCATCGTCCTCCACCACGAGAATGGGTCGGCTGCTCACGAGGGACTCCCGGCCATGGAGACAGTGTGCCCGCCAGGTCCGAAGTAAACCTGAAGCGCGCATCCAGGCGGGCCGCCCCTCGTCGGGCGGGCCTCGGGCTACACGACCCGCAGCTTCCAGCGTCCTCGCGGATTCGATTCCCGTGCCCTACCGCAATGTTCTCATTGAGTCCCTCGAGTCCCTCCGACGCGGCCCTATTGGAGTTGTGGGACGCCCCACCTGCTCACTCCTCAACAACCGGTGCCAGCCAGGAGCGCCTGTCAGCTCTGTCTGGTATCGCCAGCGCATGTGCCACCGATGCGCTTCCGCGCGAGGGGCCGCGCCAGGAGGGCTTCGCATGATGCCTCGAGGGTCGACTCTCCTCCTGCTCGTCATTCTGACTGGGTGCAGTAGCGCGACAAGAGCCGTGCGTCTCGACGCAGGCCTGGGCAAACCCATCCCCTTCGCTCCACGCTCGGACAGAGGGCCCGCGAAACTGGATGCAGACGACTTCAAGGAAGCCATTGTGAAGTTGGGCCGAGACGTGCGCGGATCCGCGCAGCCTCTCTCAGACGCTCGGCGACTGTTCGGGTCCCGGCTGAATGATGAGTACACAGGCGCACGAGGACACATCGGTCTCGTATCGGTTGGCTCAGGCCAGGACACATACCGCGCTCATCTCCCATCGACTGCGGCATGGAGGCCGGAAACGGATTCAGAACTCACGCGCGCCTATGGCCGCTGGTGCGAGCGAACTCAGCACATCCGAGACT
The genomic region above belongs to Myxococcaceae bacterium JPH2 and contains:
- a CDS encoding response regulator transcription factor — its product is MRASGLLRTWRAHCLHGRESLVSSRPILVVEDDAQLGAQVVDHLHRAGFQTEWWREGRRWPMGESAPWELVILDLMLPGTYGLDLLKDLRAGSDVPVLILSARADAGDRVRALRLGADDYLTKPFWPDELIERVRARLRRPMLQREGEHVRVGPVRLDPVSRTVEVDDVPVELTRVEFELLAALARRAGSAVSRRWLVEHALDPEREGTERTLDVHVSRLRKKLGHEGLIETVWGIGYRFAVPGSDT
- a CDS encoding HAMP domain-containing protein, with product MRPRLVVTALALTVPLLAAISWGHWLTAEYARAQSLSDSVLARMQEGGRASCEENPSTWTLGRMAPPTRFPPRRENGAPPPERQGPPPHGMPWESPGDAPESRGPRDNTSEPRGPREPAGAAESISPPSKPGPREPQGPRPSHGPGFAPGVFVEGLPPGTQLYAYDSSLHSRNPDAPALTGAELSATGSTANRPVPWGTDTVQRVAVRMPWSTGPCAVVLAQRVPPPQGRDFLPPTGPALLTVLVTVLALLVSLGPVVRRLRRLTASARALSSSGYEGEVDVRGGDEVSELARAFDEAAREIRSHLAQRDRRERALRGFLENTTHDVNIPLTVLQGHLAALREDAARGAPVDRERVASAVDEVHYLGSLVQNLATAARLEAGEPSLHRAPVDLNEVVRRCVARHRPVAAQGGLSLEGATPEAATWVDADVTLVEQAVSNLVSNSLRHNRPGGHAAVVLDTTEGGFLLRVLDDGPGIPDEELPRLSERYFRGNEARTRAPGGRGIGLHIASEVARAHGWRMEMARAGPGGLQVELAGPTVAGR
- a CDS encoding GlsB/YeaQ/YmgE family stress response membrane protein is translated as MGLCGWLVFGFFAGLVARALTPGDQSLGCLGTTALGVAGAFVGGFLGSVWHGDNWRDPEPAGFLGSVLGAVVLLWLAHVAFGSRRRR